The Aliiroseovarius pelagivivens genome contains a region encoding:
- a CDS encoding helix-turn-helix transcriptional regulator has translation MQWKTDLSERLTIVDSLAPSGYALGLHARNGAPFMLLQTYDPEWSAKYVDEGYMMVDPLVLWGVQNEGAIRWSDLEFPDPHKVFAQAASYGAKYGVAVSIGPITSRSIGGFARADREFTDTEMQHLLEVITEIHLGTQPPKSLTPAQRAALQLVAKGFRHAEAAAKLGISESALKARLSSARDRLSARTTSEAIQRAQENRYI, from the coding sequence ATGCAGTGGAAGACCGACCTCAGCGAAAGATTGACGATTGTGGATAGTCTCGCACCGTCCGGATATGCGTTGGGGCTGCATGCGCGGAATGGTGCGCCGTTTATGTTGCTGCAAACCTATGATCCTGAATGGTCCGCGAAATACGTCGATGAAGGCTATATGATGGTCGATCCGTTGGTGCTCTGGGGGGTCCAAAATGAAGGCGCCATTCGCTGGAGCGATCTGGAGTTCCCGGACCCACACAAGGTTTTTGCACAAGCAGCAAGCTACGGGGCTAAATACGGTGTCGCCGTGTCTATCGGGCCGATTACATCACGTAGCATCGGTGGGTTTGCGCGTGCTGATCGGGAATTTACTGACACGGAAATGCAGCACTTGCTTGAGGTGATAACCGAAATTCATCTGGGCACGCAGCCTCCGAAAAGCCTGACCCCTGCACAGCGCGCCGCTCTGCAATTGGTTGCTAAGGGGTTTCGCCACGCGGAAGCGGCGGCAAAATTGGGAATCTCGGAAAGTGCGCTTAAGGCTCGGTTGAGCAGTGCACGTGATCGTCTGTCGGCCCGCACCACATCCGAGGCCATTCAGCGCGCGCAAGAAAACCGCTATATCTAG
- the rplQ gene encoding 50S ribosomal protein L17 produces the protein MRHARGYRRLNRTHEHRKAMFANMAGSLIEHEQIKTTLPKAKELRPIIEKMITLAKRGDLHARRQASARLKQEALVAKLFDVLGPRYQDRQGGYVRVLKAGFRYGDMAPMAIIEFVERDADAKGAADRARLEAEEALVDAEE, from the coding sequence ATGCGTCACGCTCGTGGTTACCGCCGCCTGAACCGCACCCATGAACACCGTAAAGCCATGTTCGCTAACATGGCTGGATCGCTGATCGAACACGAACAGATCAAGACCACCCTGCCCAAGGCCAAAGAATTGCGCCCGATCATCGAAAAAATGATCACGCTGGCCAAACGTGGCGACCTGCACGCTCGTCGTCAGGCTTCGGCCCGTCTGAAGCAGGAAGCTCTGGTTGCTAAACTGTTCGACGTTCTGGGCCCGCGCTATCAGGACCGTCAGGGTGGTTACGTTCGCGTTCTGAAAGCGGGCTTCCGCTATGGCGACATGGCTCCGATGGCGATCATCGAATTCGTAGAACGCGATGCCGATGCCAAAGGCGCAGCTGACCGCGCCCGTCTGGAAGCTGAAGAAGCTCTGGTAGACGCCGAAGAATAA
- a CDS encoding DNA-directed RNA polymerase subunit alpha gives MIHKNWAELIKPTQLDVKPGNDPARQATVVAEPLERGFGLTLGNALRRVLMSSLQGAAITSVQIDNVLHEFSSVAGVREDVTDIVLNLKGVAINMEVEGPKRLSISAKGPMVVTAGAISESAGIEILNKDHVICHLDDGADLFMELTVNTGKGYVASDKNKPEDAPIGLIPVDAIYSPVKKVSYDVQPTREGQVLDYDKLTLKLETDGSVTPEDAVAYAARILQDQLSIFVNFDEPEAAGRQDEDDGLEFNPLLLKKVDELELSVRSANCLKNDNIVYIGDLIQKTEAEMLRTPNFGRKSLNEIKEVLSGMGLHLGMDVEEWPPENIEELAKKFEDQF, from the coding sequence ATGATCCACAAGAACTGGGCAGAATTGATCAAGCCGACACAGCTGGACGTAAAGCCGGGTAATGACCCTGCACGTCAGGCAACTGTTGTTGCCGAACCGCTGGAGCGTGGCTTTGGTCTGACCTTGGGCAACGCCCTGCGCCGCGTGCTGATGAGCTCGCTGCAAGGTGCCGCTATTACGTCGGTTCAAATCGACAACGTTCTGCACGAGTTCAGCTCGGTTGCTGGTGTACGTGAAGACGTCACCGACATCGTTCTGAACCTCAAAGGTGTAGCGATCAACATGGAAGTCGAAGGCCCCAAGCGCCTGTCAATCTCGGCCAAAGGCCCGATGGTTGTCACCGCAGGAGCGATTTCGGAATCCGCTGGCATCGAGATCCTGAACAAAGATCACGTGATCTGTCACTTGGATGACGGCGCAGATCTGTTCATGGAACTGACCGTCAACACTGGCAAAGGCTATGTGGCTTCGGACAAGAACAAGCCGGAAGATGCGCCGATTGGCCTGATCCCGGTTGATGCGATCTATTCGCCGGTCAAGAAAGTGTCGTATGATGTTCAGCCGACCCGTGAAGGTCAGGTTCTGGACTATGACAAGCTGACCCTGAAGCTGGAAACCGATGGTTCGGTTACCCCGGAAGATGCTGTGGCATATGCTGCGCGCATCCTGCAGGATCAGCTGTCGATCTTCGTAAACTTCGACGAGCCGGAAGCAGCTGGCCGTCAGGACGAAGACGATGGTCTCGAGTTCAACCCGCTTCTGCTGAAGAAAGTGGACGAGCTGGAACTGTCGGTACGTTCGGCAAACTGCCTGAAGAACGACAACATCGTTTACATTGGCGATCTGATCCAGAAAACCGAAGCCGAGATGCTGCGCACTCCGAACTTCGGCCGCAAGTCGCTGAACGAGATCAAAGAAGTGCTTTCGGGCATGGGTCTGCACCTTGGCATGGATGTCGAGGAATGGCCGCCTGAGAACATCGAAGAGCTGGCGAAGAAATTCGAAGACCAGTTCTGA
- the rpsK gene encoding 30S ribosomal protein S11: protein MARDKTRTKRKERKNIASGVAHVNSSFNNTKILISDVQGNAISWSSAGTMGFKGSRKSTPYAAQMAAEDAGKKAQEHGVKTLEVEVQGPGSGRESALRALAAIGFNITSIRDVTPIAHNGCRPPKRRRV from the coding sequence ATGGCTCGTGATAAGACTCGTACGAAGCGTAAAGAGCGTAAGAACATCGCATCCGGTGTTGCTCACGTGAACTCCTCGTTCAACAACACCAAGATCCTGATCTCGGACGTGCAAGGCAACGCCATCTCGTGGTCGTCGGCTGGCACCATGGGCTTCAAAGGCTCGCGTAAATCGACACCGTATGCTGCTCAGATGGCTGCGGAAGATGCAGGCAAGAAAGCTCAGGAACACGGTGTTAAGACGCTGGAAGTTGAAGTTCAGGGCCCCGGTTCGGGTCGTGAATCGGCTCTGCGCGCTCTGGCTGCCATCGGCTTCAACATCACCTCGATCCGTGATGTAACCCCGATCGCACACAACGGCTGCCGCCCGCCGAAGCGCCGTCGCGTATAA